The following DNA comes from Dehalococcoidia bacterium.
GTGCTCGATCACCGCCGCCAGCAAGCGCCCCACGCCGATGCCGTAGCATCCCATGACGATGGGGCGTTGCTGGCCCTCCCGGTCCAGGTAGAAAGCACCCAAGCGCTGACTGAAAAAGGTGCCCAATTTGAACACATGCCCCACTTCCACACCCCTCTCGGTGCGCAGGGGTGCGCCGCACTTTATACACCCGTGTCCTGTCTCGGCCAGGGCGATGTCCGCGATGGTGTCGGCGTGGAAGTCCCGGGGGTAGTTGGCGTTGCGGAGGTGATAGTGGGGGCGGTTGGCACCCACCACGAAGTTGCTCCCGCTGAGGATGGAGTCGTCAGCAACGATAGGAATACCCTTGAGGCCTATAGGGGAGGCGGAGCCGGCCACCAGTCCTGCCTGGGCCACCTCTGCATCCGAGGCCAGGCGCAAATCAGTGGCCTGCAACACCCGCTTCAGCTTCACCTCGTTCACTTGTAGGTCGCCCCGAATGACTACGAATACGATGCGTCCGTCGGCGTGGTAGAACACAGCCTTGAGGGTCTGGTGCGTGGGGATGCCCAGATAGGCGGCTAGAGCGTCTATAGTCTTGATGTTCGGCGTATGCACCTCTTGAAGGGGGAGGGCCTCGGCCACAGGGACTGGGGGCTTACGGCTCTGGGCGCGCTCGGCGTTGGCAGCGTAGCCACAGGCCCCGCACAGGATGATGGTGTCCTCGCCGATGGGTGTGGGGAGGATGAATTCGTGGGAGTCCTTCCCGCCGATGGCCCCGCTGTCGGCCTCCACCATGATGGCCGGAACACCACACCGATCAAAGATGTTCCTGTAGGCGCGCACCATCGCCTGGTAGGAGGTGTTCAGGCCGTCCTCATCGGCGTCGAAACTGTAGGCGTCCTTCATTTCGAACTCCCGCACCCGAATAAGGCCCCCGCGCGGGCGAGGCTCGTCCCGAAACTTGGTTTGAATCTGATACAGGTTCAGGGGGAGGTCGCGGTAACTGCGCACGAAGGCGCGCACTAGGAGGGTAATCACCTCTTCGTGGGTGGGGGCCAGCACC
Coding sequences within:
- a CDS encoding proline--tRNA ligase, with the protein product MRMSQLFARTLRTDPADAETPSHRLLVKAGMIYPFAAGVYAYMPLALRSLQKIEAIIREEMNGAGAQEVRLPALQPLDLWQETGRADAFGPILFRLKDRREREMVLAPTHEEVITLLVRAFVRSYRDLPLNLYQIQTKFRDEPRPRGGLIRVREFEMKDAYSFDADEDGLNTSYQAMVRAYRNIFDRCGVPAIMVEADSGAIGGKDSHEFILPTPIGEDTIILCGACGYAANAERAQSRKPPVPVAEALPLQEVHTPNIKTIDALAAYLGIPTHQTLKAVFYHADGRIVFVVIRGDLQVNEVKLKRVLQATDLRLASDAEVAQAGLVAGSASPIGLKGIPIVADDSILSGSNFVVGANRPHYHLRNANYPRDFHADTIADIALAETGHGCIKCGAPLRTERGVEVGHVFKLGTFFSQRLGAFYLDREGQQRPIVMGCYGIGVGRLLAAVIEHNHDSVGMRFPPSVAPFQVYLVGLNLEDSQVAQQAEHLYHALREAGMEVLYDDRAESAGVKLHDADLLGFPVRVVVSPRTLRQKSAEVKERSKGEATMVGLEQVVDTVQKLVHGSLTAKT